In Phoenix dactylifera cultivar Barhee BC4 chromosome 1, palm_55x_up_171113_PBpolish2nd_filt_p, whole genome shotgun sequence, the genomic stretch CTTTGACTGAGCATAGCTCTGCATCCGATAAGAATTCGCAGAGCAACAGAAGGCAGAGCTGATgtagaagtcgagatctacctAATCgaaatttttaacttttttatacTAGAGATGtcaatttaagaaaaaagagtCTTACTATGATTAAGAAGAGGAATCCGACCCAAATTGTGTTAGGACGGACCtcacattataaatagaggttaagtacctcatttttttaatgattaatgaaagaaagaaaacttaaaGCCCTACTTTTGAGATTCCTCCATCTTTTTGTACTTATCTTctgagagattcgagttgagcgggttaaagaaaattttccttcgaatcaagttggtatcagagcttcgaACCTTTATATCTGTGGGGGTCTCTGTTCATGATCCAGATGCGTGAACAATACAAGCAATCAGAAGAAGAGCTATCCGTGCTTCAAGAACATCGAAGGACAAAGGCGAGTATGGCTGCTAATTCTTCCTCGATGGGTAATGATGAGAATGAAGGAATGTCTCGTACAACTAAAGAAGAAAATTGTCTAACTCACCGAGATTATCTCTAGATTTGATGATACCTTCAGCACAAGCACCAGCAACTCCTGTTGCGAAGCTGTCTCCTACGGCTCGAGATAAAGAACCACAATCCAGTgaggaggatgaagatgagCGACCTATGGGTATGAAAAATCACTCTTCAACCTCTAAAGTTGAGGCTCGAATCGAGATCCCTATATATGACAGGATTATTGATGTGGAAAAGCTAGATAACTGGCCAGACTAATTAGAGACATTTTTTACTATCTATGGATACTGCAGTATCCAAAAGATGGCTTTCGCTTGTCTCAAGCTTTCTAGTCATACTCTTAACTAGTAAAACTCACACATGAGCAataatgatgttttgaatttgaCATAGAACAAATTCAAGAGCCAAATCAAGAAGCAATTCTAACCCAATCAGCTAGGAGGAGGATTGGTGGATCAAGTGGCAGTTACCTACGACAGAAGTATGATTAGCCTATCCAGGACTACACCAAGTTCCATGAGCAAGCAATCTTTCTCAGAATCTCCAACGACGATCATGCAGTCTTCATGAAATACATCGGAGGTCTCCACGAGAGCATCCAAAAGGAGTTGAAACTCTTTAAAGTTGAAGACATTAGAGAAGCCAGCGTGAAGACCATGGGATTGAGGAGAAAAATCGAATCGGCCTAGAAAAGGTAAAAAGAGTGACAAGTTTAAGAAAGGCGGCGAAAAATCAAGCCAAAACGGGGAGCAAGGTAAGAAGCCAAGCCAACATGACTCAGAAATTACTGCAATCATTGTGACCTCCGTGGACACACTAAAGAGAAGTATTGGAAACTTCATCCCGACCTGCGGCCGAAGAGGAAGACGTAGAAAGAAGAGGAttccaagaagaagaaaaaggcagttTTTAATGCTGTAGAAGTTGAACTGCCTGAGCCTTGAGCAAGCAGACTCCAAATTGAGCCTGATGGCGAGAAAACCTGAGACAGCTACTGAAGCAGATTTAAAGGTGTGGGAGAAACTCTTCCACCTAAAGATCCAGGTAAAGCAGAGTATCATTGATGCTATTGTAGATCCTAAAAGCCAAAAGAACCTCATCTCTGAAAATTTGGTTCGTGAGTTGGGGTTGCAGACTAAGCCTCATCCACATCCCTACCCTCTTGGTTGATTCAAAAGGACGTTGAATTAAAGATCACTAAGCAGTGTACTTTCAAATTCGCTATAACCGAGAGGTACATTGACGAGGTAACTTGTAAAGTAGTTTCTTTGGATATTTGCCAAGTTATCTTTGGGATCGAGATACAATCTTCTACCGGCATCTGAAGAAGTATCGGTCCGTGAAGGATGGAAAGGAGTTTATGATCAACATCTCCAAAACACAAGAAAACCTAGACCTtgcaattgctgcccaagtgaAGCAACTTGTTAATGCCTGCAATAAGTTTGCGATGATACAAAAATCTGATACTACTTAGGCGAAGCTCTCGTTCTTTGGTTCCTTAATCGATCTACCGAGATCAACATCGAGGAGTCGTCATCGACGAGGAAGGATAGCAAGGAGTGTCCCTACCACAAAGTCTAGATGCAGGAGCAGATCAAGTGATTCGTTGAGACTCGAGAGTAAAGAAGAGCAAGGCTAGAAACCATCTCCAAGCAAAGCTAGAAGGTTCAACCCGCAAGATGGGGAAGCAAGGCATTCCACCTTTAGTTCTAATTTAGTAGGAGCTAAATCTCCTAAACAACGAGAGCCCTAATCTAGGAGGATCACCAGACGCAATGTGGACTATTTTGGCCACTACAAGCAGGGCTAGACAGGGTTCAGGAGCGAGATCCGCCACATCGGAAAGCCGAATCACAAGCCAAACTTCAGGATGGCATAATTTGGTCATACGATGCCCTATTGagatggtcttttttttttaaattaggtATCTTTTCAAGATTTATAACATTGGCCCCAACTTTCTAGAAGGTTAAATGGGGTCGAAATTCTATCATTTAGCTTCCGAAATTAGCTGGTcaaaccaaaaattttcttttcggaTAAGACTTTGACCGCACGTAGCTCTCTATTTGATAAAAACTCGGTGCAGGCGATAGAAGGCAAGTTAGTGTAGAAGTCGAGATTTACCTCCTTGagatttttagctttttttttactaaaagtGTCTATTTAAGAAAATAGTCTTACTAGAATTAGGAAGAGAAATCTCACCCAAATTGAGTTAGGACGAACCtcattataaatagaggctatgtACCCTCATTTTCTCAAtgattaatgaaagaaaaggatATTTAAGGTCCCACATTCGAGAttcttccatcttcttctagCTATCTTctgagagattcgagttgagcgGGCTGAAGAAAATGTTCCTTCTCCCCGGTGGGATCACATTTTGGGGTGCCTCAGCAAAAAATCTAAAGCTGCTAAGCATTGTGATGAAGATCCAGATGGCTGATTTTGAGATCATGCGTGAAGGAAATGCCATCTGAGTGTCCGACCCTCAACCTTGTGGTTAGATAGCATATGATGCAGCTAGGATTGATCCACATCGTCCGATCATTTAACTCTATATATACCTATCTATCTACTTcccatcattttattttttcctcctGCTGCCATGTTTGAACTGAAACCCCACAACCACCCAGAAGCCTACTTCCTAATCCCTACGCTAAGTTTCTACAAGAATCCTCTCAGCACAGTGCTGGCTGAAACTGTAGCAAACCCCATTCTCATCCAACCCCTGCCCCACCCTAAATATTTACCTTTAAACCTGAAATACTAAGCCTTCCACTTAGCATCCTATATACCTATCTAAGCCACACCACACGCCTTGATTGTAGGCTTTCCAAGAGCACCAGAAACCAGATCTGATGGTGAAGATGAACAAAGGATAAATTGGTGCAAAACCAGGTTATTCATGTGCATGGACAGCTAGTTTGGAGGAGGCAACGTATTGTCATGTGAAAGATTTCTTTCTGGGCTGCTTCCAGGTGAATTTGATAGCTTATCTTGTGGGAGCACTAGTACATCACTGTTAATAAATATGTTATTTTCAGCATGCTAGCTAATTTCTAGCCAACAACCCATCTTGCTGTCCTAGTAATTTGAAACCTCGAACCAATTCCCCAAAAGGCTTGTTTGCTGTCCTACATCACATTGGATACCATTACTTTCCGTCTTCGTTTAATTACATGGTATCAAATTTCAATAACAGCTCTAGCTCATCCTACCCTACAAGGATTACATATATCTAGTGATAACCTAGCTGCAAAATGGCTAGATGGTTTAAACTGAAATAAAGCACTAGTTTATACTGAAACAAGGTAACTGGTGTTACAATAACTTGATGAATGAAAAATCAGATACCTGTAACAAGTATGACAAGAATAACAGCAAAGGCAATGCTTCCACCATCATACCATCCTTCTTTAACACcctaaaataaaatagacagaACAAGGAGACAGTTAGGAGAAAAAAGCCAAAAAGCTACATAGACTATGAAGAATCTATACAGAAATGCCCCCATTATAAATAAGAATGATAGTGGGAATGTCTCAAGCAACATGACAATAGACTGGCATGGCatgaaacaaaaaatatagaggAACTCAGATATTTAAAAGAAGTTCTGGAAAattttgccaaaaaaaactCCAAGAGAAATACCACATAATCCAAGACAATTAACATTATCAATCAAATGCTGACCAGATTTTGGTCTGGTTAAGCATGCACtagtccaaacttcattaaaGAACTATCAGAGGCATTCAAATCTAAGCAAGTCAAGTAGCTCATATAACTTAATTTCATAATTGCACTTCAAAAGTGGCATTGGTCAGAAAGTCAGGTCAGATGGAGTGATTATGTTTAAATTCTTTTCACCATGTCTTTTCACAATTGCCTGTGGTTAGAAATATGCACATCTGGCTGATTATGATCACAGATCTTTTACTATGTAAAACATGCTTTCTGGACACTCTTAGGTGCTCCTTCATACCAATGTCGCAAACTACAGGTCAACTTCTAAGAGCACACCGCTGCAAACTTTCAGCAGTTCTCAAGCTAACAAATCATACTTTTTTAAGGAACTCTAATGGAATTGCATTTTATAGTAAAGCAGGAATGCAAAACAAACATTTCTCCTTAATGCTCCTCAATTTACAAGCAAGATTTTGGCAATAACATAAATTAAGGCTCCATGAGTACAACAAGCGTGCCTTAAAAAAATATGCACGGACTGAAACTACTTACACAACAGCCATAAAGGAATGGAGTAGCTGAGACAAATCATTGAGAAGGTGGCTTCAGATTATAACTCACAAGGGTGTCAATCATACTTAAATTCATTGCTAAATTACATAAAAATTGCAAATTAATATGAATAAAACCAGCTCGTGGTGCGGTCCAGTCTAATATGAAAAGATgagcaaattaaaattaaatatgcccGATCTTCTCTATTAGTTCCTGGGCTATTCATGATCttctagtcttttttttttgctggaagCGGGTGTTTCATACAGtgcgtgtacgaatacacccaagaaAGTTAAAATACAATAACTCGCAAAATGCTAGTGGCAGCTATCCCTCTCCTGACCAAAGTTTGTACCTAAGTGGTAGGCCCACGTGGGCCGCCACCCCAGTCGGCCGCTCAATTggcttctctaaatacatgcttggctgGAAGGCCCTCCCATCTTCTAGTCTTTCACCTTCTAACTCTGCTTCCAATGTGCTTTTGCTCACTAGAATTCAGCCCATGCAAGGATTCTCTTTCAGGAAATCTCTGGGTCATGGAtaaagagagtttttttttgttttctaagcacaataagaaagggaaaaatcttttaaaaatgtgAACAGCATTGGGCATTTCAGATTCCAGCACATGCCGGACTCCAAGCCAGCATTATTGGCAAGGCATGCCTGGTGTCCAACACAAGCATGTTGGACTCCAAGGCCTTCCCATTATATGTAGTAAAGATGTTCAtcctttgtaccaaaaaaaagacgTACATGTCAAAAAAcctcatttttttaaattaaaagacTACTTataaatcaaagaaaatttataaCACATATAATAAAAATGAGGGTGGGCTTAgtgcaatggtaaggttgcttCATTATGGCCAGGTATCATGGGTTCAAAACACAAAAACAGTCTCCCTGCATGCAGAATAAGGTTGTATATATTATACCCTCCCCAAATCCTGCAGTGATAGAAGCAACGTCAGCAGAACTGACCCGAACCGACCAGTTCCGCCCGTTTCAATCTGTACTGGTGAGCCATCGGTACGGTTCAGGCTCAAAAAACGAGATGCGTTCCCAAagctggagaaggagaaggaaagagaaagtgagcggagaaggaagagagagggagaggacatCGGCGAAGGATGCgaggggccggcgccggggaagaAGGGCCGCTTAAGTGGCCGACCCCTGGAGAGGCAgaacaagagagaaaaagagagagagagcgggggagggatgCTAGCGGAGGGCCAGCAGAGACCGCAAGGGGGCCGGCACTAGGGAAGAAGGCCGCTTAAGCGGCCGACCCCTGTTTCATTCGAAATAAGGATCGATTGCTTAAAAAATTTGCCCGATTCGTAAGTGAAGTCAGCAAATCGAAGCGAGGTGACAAAACAAATCAACAGGAGAGGAGCTAGAAGCCTTAAGCGCTAGGCCTAATCGATTCCCTTTCGTCTCTGCAAACATGGGCGGTGGGCGGGAGGTCAGTGAGTTGAGAAGAAAGTGCGCCCGCTCTCATACAAAACGGAAGCAGTGAAGTCGGCATATcgattgccgacttcacttacgaATTGACAAATTTTTTAAGCGACTGACCCTTGTTTCGAATGAAACAGGGGGTCGGCCGCCTACGAGGCCTtcttccccggcgccggccccctcaCGGCCTCCGCCAGGTTCCACCAACCCTCCTCCGgtgtcctctccctccctcccccgctctctctctcttcctctctcatttTGTTCTCTCCCATATGTTTGTTGTGTCGGtacgggcccggcacggcataGCGCGGGCCCGTACCGAGCCATCCCGCGGAGAAATCGGTACGAAGTTCGGTACCGATTCCTCCGACCTTGGATAGAAGTCTCGTGCACTAGGACACCCTTTTTTACatatgtaattaaaatgatTGCCCTCATCTCCTTACCTATACAAGATATTTGTCTATCACATATCCTATTCTTCATTGTAATTTCATTTAGAAGTGGTCATGTCTCACTATATCACAATTTCTAAGCTTGACCTATGTCAACTAGCATCCAATCCCATGAAAAATGCAATGAAGAATCCCTAAGTTAAGGTGCAACTTGGATTTGGCTCAACCCACTCACTGGTAAGGTTAGGCCAAGCTTTTATGAACTTTGATGAGGCTTAGACTCAAATGCCATTCGCAACCCAAGTTCGGTTAGGTTagggtcaagcccaatccaaccAACCCCGTGAGAACCCATGAGAGCAtgcgtttagtcccatattgattTTTACCtaggagatcttgggtacttataaataactaaggaatccaaataacacCTATCGGCTAggctttttggatgaggtcctagaTACAAATAGTATTTGGGCAGACCGGGCTCTTGACCCATGTGGATTAGGGACAGTGCAGCACGGGTCCTTTTAAGGCTGGCCACGAGCCGATTGtggtttgtgattagatttgactaGATTTGTCAGGGTGAGGACACCAGAGCTTAAAACACAGAGAGTAAGTCGGCATCCGTACATGCATGTTGGGTCCCACCTTGATTATTTGTCAGGAAGatgttgggtacttatacaagaccaAGGAATCAAAATAACACTTTCTAGCTCATACCTTTTGGGTGAGATTCTAGGTCGTCACAAACCCACTCAACCAAAAttgatataataaataaatttacatTTGTATTTTACATATTTGTATGCAAGGTTTGCCTTGTAACAATTGTACTAACTATATGAGACCAGTAAGGTACCATTACAACACCAAGGTTCGATTTGGTACAAGTCAAATCACTCCACACTACTTTGAATTGAGCGAAACCACCTCGTACCGCCCGGTACCAACCCGTACTGCTCGATTTCAAGTGGTACCATACATGGTCTGTCGTACCGCCAAGTACCGGGCTTGTACCAACTTGAAATTAAGTTTCATACGGATTTTCTtccggtacggtatggtacgctCTGTACGAAGGTATACTATCCTGTACCAAGATGAACCGACCTGTACCAAGGTGTGTATCGGCCCGTACCGAGATGTACCGGCCTGTATCGAAGCGTTTCgaaataaaaattgagaaaaatggtTAGACAACTCTTTCGATATAGGGGTGTACCGTACTTACCATACCGAATTGATAAGGTACTGATACAGTACCCGATATCGAGATTGCGAACTTTGGTACCATAGTTAGGAGTGAGAATAAAATGTCGAAGGTTTGTCTCTGTGTAGGGTGCATACCATATATACCAAACATACCATACAAAGCCATAATGTACCAGTATGGTTCCCAGTATAGGTTTTGCAGACCTCGCTTGGATGTTTCATATAACTATATCTTAGCCTATTAATTTATAGAATAGCTTAGCTGCACTTGCATGAGACCCCAAGATGCTAAATATTAAGTTGACAAAATTTCTTAAAACCTTTCTCTAATCTTACATTACCTATACAAAAATAATCAAGCTAACCTAATTAAACCAGCATAATCTAAACCAATAACAACTCCAACCTGATATGAATTGAGCTTAAGGGTGTTGAGTTGGGTTGGTTTCAAGAAATCCCATACAAGGTCAGGTAGGTTTAGTTAAGGGTTGAAATATATCAAGGTAGTGTTGGGTAAGGATTAGTCTTGAAACAAAAATAACCAAGCTAACATGATTAAACCAGCACAATCTAAACCATGGAATGTCGTACCGgcctgtaccggccggtacggccggtacgtaccggtccggtcctggGCCGGTACCGGAATGGCAAAAAAACCGGTATTctcggttttttatccgaaccggccggtaccggcctcgtaccggtgcgaaccggccggttcgcaccggtacgattttttttttttagaaccacagcacCGCGCGCTGTGGtgtttgaaaccaccgcgtaccgtaccggtaccggccggtacgtaccggtccggccggccaccggtatgccgaccggtaccggtacggcggaccttgatctAAACCAATACGAACTCCAACCTGATATGAATTGAGCTTAAGGGTGTTGACTTGGGTTGGTTTCAAGAAATCCCAATACAAGGTCAGGTCGGTTTAGTTAAGGTTTGGAATATATCAAGGTAGTGTTGGGTCAGGATTAGTCTTGAAACAAACCACCTCACCCAAGTTGCATCCCTCCTTTTAGATCTTCCTTACAATCCACATTTCATAATCTAAAACAAAGGAAGATGGTTTCGATGGTTGACCAATGATTAGATATCAATATTATAGGCATGCTGTCAAGGATTGCTTTGTCTGTAACAAATAGCCACTTACCACTTACAAAAAAAGGTTGCTCCCCATATGTTCAGAGTATGCAATATGCACCACATGGTCAAAAGCAAGCCCAATTCATCAAGGTTTCAATTTTGAACAGCCCTATATGGATATCTTCCAGACATGCATGTACAAATCAATCATACCAACACACCCAATGTAAGTACTTTACCTCATGGCAAGCCCTCATATTACATCATACGCTAAGAGCAACAAAGGCAAAATTTGTGCCATGATGAGCAAATAACACGGTTATGCTGGATACGAACAAGATAAAGAGTCAAAGTAACAAAAACTGAATGGAAGGTTCTAAAACAGCTTTTAAAGAAGAAACTGTTGAAGTTTGTTCTAGAAAGATTGGCAGTAAATTTAATCAAGTTTTTTATCCTTAAAAAAGGGGGGATCAAATAGTTAAAGCAAGAGTAAGGTATCAACAACTTCATTTGAAAACATAGAATAATGAGAAAATTCTGGTATATGACTGTAAGCTAAACATCACTGTTCAGTTTACCTCATGAGCCATGAATATGCATCTGCATGTTCTTCAATCAATATCAGACTTATCAAACTTTAGTTACCTTCAGCTATCAAGACAAATTCAAGTCTCTCCAAACTGTTGCATGTAATCAAGAATGCCTTCTTGACCTTCCTTTGGTCATAGTTTCCCATGGTTGTCCAAGAATATATCGTCTTTGTTAATTTCACATCATATCGTACACCATAAACCGGAAAGCAAGAATTATGGGAAATAACATGACAAAGAAGTCTTGATAGAGCTCAAGTAACAACATTCAGCTCGACTAATAATATACTAACTGAAACTCTTCCTCATGTCTGCTGCCTTactttttaaaaggaaaaaaggaaaaaaaagagacccACTTCCACACACACAACACCAAATCTGCTCCAACACTCACTTCTGGTAACTAAGCCCTAAATACACACAAAATGTCCCTAAGCCATCAAAAAATGATTTTCACTTTAACTTCATTGGTCTTGCTACTTAATCTCCAACAATATActtattttataaataaaacaTTCAAAATGGCATTAACACATCCGAATAAACATCCAGTTTATGTTAAGCTCAACCTACATCTTGGTCCATAACTGGTCCTATAATTTTCTTCCAAAGTTCTATCTCAAGTTTCAACGATATTGTATAACTGCAATACACCCATGGCATCCCATCATTTAAACATCAATAATTTAGTCATTCATGATCTCAAATGCAAGGCCAACATCCAAATACAATACAACATCTTAAAGAATTATAATGGGATAGCCAACATCCACTTCAAACAACCAAGTGAAGCTTATATAGCTTCCCCATGCTTACATAATCCCAATCCTATTCcccaattaataaaatattttaatcttaaataaccaaaatatataataatacatTTTACATTAAGAGTTTGTGCAAGCAACCATTTTATTTCAATATCATAACCGTCCATGTTTTTACCTGAAGGAACACACAGCAATCGCTTACCCAAATAGCAAGATCTTATGCAACTACTAATAATGGTTCGTTGTACTAGCCCAAACCGGATAGTACAGAACGTATCATATCGTACCAGTTCGATACCGGTACCCGGTATGagtggcgtaccgacactcggtatgccaaaaagACTTCATACCGTACCGTATCGACACAATACTAGAGTGGCACCAGTACGGGGTCCAGTACTAAGACGGCGAACTTTGCAACTAATTGATTTGATTTGCACTTAAAAGGTTTTCACAAGCAAACTTTTAAGAGCGTGATGAGAAATCAAGATGCACAAGTCagtataaattaaaatttaccGTAGTTTATATCATTATTTAAAGGGTAGAAATCGTTTTTTTTGGTAGATAAGAGTGGCAGTCCTTCAAAAGCTGTATACTAACTAGAATCTAACAAAATGCACTAGTACTTAATAGATGTCAGGAAGACTGAGGACCCCAgaaagtaaaagaaaataataatagtaggaacagcagcagcagcagcaacataGATAATTTCACATAACCTTATTACGTAATATGTACAGCCTTATAAGAAAAAAGGTACTATTGTGTTAAACTATTGTACAAGACATTACAGTAGAGTGTCTGGGCAAGAAAATAAATACGGCAATACAAGGTCAATCTCACCTCTGTCTTCATGCCCAATACCAATGATATTACCGCAGCTATCATAAGGATGACAAGGGTTAAGTCTTGACAAGCTTCCCATAGAAAAATCTAAAAAGTGAAACCAGACAGAATATAAAATGTTATGGACAATTTTTCTTACCAAGCAGCGAGTGAAAATGATAGGTGACCATAAGTAAGACATACCAAAaaacttcttcctttttttcgagGATAAGTGTTGGCCCCAAATGCGTTCCTCCTACGTAATAATTCAGCATCATCTTTACTAATTCCCCTGTCTAAATTGGTTTTTAACAAATTTGACAGCCCTTTAACCTAaataaaatggaaagaaaatgtGCTTAGAGTAATAGGTAAGAAGATAACAGTTTCTTAGCATGGGCCTATGATTTTAATGGATACTTGCCCCGCCATATTCTTGTAGAGCAGAATAATCATGATTCCTTGTCACTAAAGTAAGCTGCTCCTCTCCAATGCCAAAACCATCAGTTGGAAGTTTTGGTAAGCTTCCCGGCGTGCCTAGGACAGATACAAACACAGAGTACAATAATAGtagaagacattcattaaaGCCTTAAAATGCATTTTATTATGAAATGTAAAtctgaaaaaaagaataaaattgagCAATCAAAAGTTCAGCAGATATTTATTAGGG encodes the following:
- the LOC120111499 gene encoding calcium-transporting ATPase 5, plasma membrane-type-like, with the protein product MAFRPVASPNRYMRQCDEESGRERGNPGEICSSSGPFDIPPKNAPIERLRRWRQAALVLNASRRFRYTLDLKKEEEKDQIRRKIRAHAQVIRAAFLFKEAGERERPGTPGSLPKLPTDGFGIGEEQLTLVTRNHDYSALQEYGGVKGLSNLLKTNLDRGISKDDAELLRRRNAFGANTYPRKKGRSFLIFLWEACQDLTLVILMIAAVISLVLGMKTEGVKEGWYDGGSIAFAVILVILVTGI